From one Idiomarina sp. X4 genomic stretch:
- a CDS encoding saccharopine dehydrogenase family protein — protein MSKVLIIGAGGVAGVVVQKCARLPEVFSEIHLASRTLSKCQALQEKAGKDRVVGVYQVDADDAAEVAELIRGINPSLVINVALPYQDLPIMDACLETGVHYLDTANYEPKDEAKFEYSWQWAYQDKFKEKGLMALLGAGFDPGVTNVFTAYAAKHYFDEVHYLDIVDCNGGDHGQAFATNFNPEINIREITQRGKYWENGEWHETDPISVRKDLDYPNVGVRPSYLLFHEELESLVKHFPTIKRARFWMTFGDQYLTHLRVLENVGMTSIDPVEFEGKKIVPLEFLKAVLPNPGSLAEGYTGKTCIGTYVTGMKDGQEKTIFIYNNCDHAETNKEVGAQAVSYTTGVPAMIAASLMLQGEWMKPGVWNMEQFDPDEFMNRLNQYGLPWHVQECDKPFEK, from the coding sequence ATGTCTAAAGTTCTTATTATTGGCGCTGGCGGTGTCGCCGGTGTTGTTGTTCAAAAATGTGCGCGCTTGCCGGAAGTATTCTCTGAAATACACTTAGCCAGCCGTACCTTATCTAAATGTCAGGCACTTCAAGAAAAAGCCGGCAAAGATCGCGTTGTTGGCGTGTATCAGGTTGATGCTGATGACGCTGCAGAAGTCGCCGAGCTTATTCGTGGCATTAACCCGTCGCTGGTTATCAATGTCGCTCTACCCTATCAGGATTTACCAATTATGGACGCTTGTTTAGAAACTGGCGTTCACTACTTGGATACCGCTAACTACGAGCCGAAAGACGAAGCGAAATTCGAGTACTCGTGGCAGTGGGCGTACCAAGATAAGTTTAAAGAAAAAGGCTTAATGGCGCTTTTAGGTGCTGGCTTTGACCCGGGTGTAACCAACGTATTTACCGCTTACGCGGCTAAACATTACTTTGACGAAGTGCATTACTTAGATATTGTTGACTGCAACGGTGGTGATCATGGCCAAGCCTTTGCAACCAACTTTAATCCGGAAATTAATATCCGCGAAATTACTCAGCGCGGCAAATACTGGGAGAATGGTGAGTGGCATGAAACCGACCCTATCAGTGTTCGTAAAGACTTAGACTATCCAAATGTTGGTGTGCGTCCGTCTTACCTGCTGTTCCACGAAGAGTTGGAGTCTCTGGTTAAGCACTTCCCAACCATTAAGCGTGCGCGCTTCTGGATGACGTTTGGCGACCAATACCTAACTCACCTGCGCGTATTGGAAAACGTGGGCATGACCTCGATTGACCCGGTAGAGTTCGAAGGCAAAAAAATTGTGCCTCTGGAGTTCTTAAAAGCGGTATTACCTAACCCGGGATCACTGGCAGAAGGTTACACCGGCAAAACTTGTATCGGTACTTATGTCACCGGTATGAAAGACGGCCAAGAGAAAACCATTTTCATCTACAACAACTGTGACCACGCTGAAACGAACAAAGAAGTAGGCGCGCAGGCCGTGTCATACACTACCGGTGTTCCAGCCATGATAGCAGCTTCCCTCATGCTTCAGGGCGAGTGGATGAAGCCCGGTGTATGGAACATGGAACAATTTGACCCGGATGAATTCATGAACCGTTTGAACCAATATGGTTTACCATGGCACGTACAAGAGTGCGACAAGCCATTTGAGAAGTAA